The genomic DNA TCGGGTCCTCGCGGTATTCCGTTCCTCCTCGCCCCCCTGGGGCCGAGCAGGGCAAGGCGGGGAGAACCGGGGAAGGATGGCATGGGGAGGTGGAAATGAGCGGTGAAACGGCGCCGGAGGCGGGCGCGGCGAACGAGACGCCCTGGGTGGCCTCGCCGCGCTATCCGGATGCGCGGCTGCGGGACCTCGACCGGGGATTCGCGAAGTACCGGGTGATGAACGCGGCGGTGGAGAAGCTGTGCGGCGGGTTGCGCTGGGGCGAGGGGCCGGTCTGGTTCGGCGACCACCGCTGCCTGCTGTTTTCCGACATCCCGAACAACCGCATCCTGCGCTGGGACGAGGAGACGGGGGGCGTCACCACCTTCCGCAAGCCGTCGAACTTCGCCAACGGCAATACCCGCGACCGCGAGGGGCGGCTGGTGACCTGCGAGCACGGCGCGCGGCGGGTGACGCGGACGGAGCATGACGGGCGCATCACCGTGATCGCCGACCGTTTCGAGGGGAAGCGGCTGAACTCGCCGAACGACGTGGTGGTGAGGTCGGACGGCACGATCTGGTTCACCGACCCGCTCTTCGGCATCGGCGGCGACTACGAGGGGGAGCGGGCGGAGTCCGAGATCCCGGCCGCCGTGTACCGGGCCGATCCGGCGCGGGGGACGCTGCGCAAGGTGGCGGAAGGCGTGCCGGGGCCGAACGGGCTGGCCTTCTCCCCGGATGAGGGGCTGCTCTACCTCGTCGCCTCGCGCGCCGAGCCGCGGCAGATCCTGAGTTATCCGGTCGGGGCGGACGGGGCCTCGCTGGGCGAGGCGCGGGTGCTGATCGAGGCCGAGGCGGACGGCACGCCGGACGGGTTCCGCGTGGACGAGGACGGCAACCTCTGGTGCGGCTGGGGCATGGGGCGCGACGGGCTGGACGGGGTGCGGGTGTTCAACGCCGGCGGCGCGCCGATCGGGCATATCGACCTGCCGGAACGGGTGGCCAATGTCGCCTTCGGCGGCTGGCGGCGGAACCGGCTGTTCATGGCGGGGTGCCGTTCGCTCTACAGCGTTTTCGTCAACACGCGGGGGTGCTGAGGCATGGCGATCCGTCTGCATGAGCTGTGCGGCAGCGATCCGGCGCGGGTCTTCAGCCCCTATTGCTGGCGGGCGCGGATGGCGCTGCTGCACAAGGGGCTGCCGCATGAGAGCCTGCCCTGGCGCTTCACCGAGAAGGCGGCGATCGCCGATGCGGGCACGGACAAGGTGCCGGTGCTGCGCGACGGGGCGCGGGTGGTGCATGATTCCTGGGCGATCCTGGAGGATCTGGAGGACCGCTACCCCGGCCGCGCCAGCCTGTTCGGCGGCGAGGGCGGGCGGGCGCTGGCGCGCTTCGTGGCGCAGTGGGCGGATACGGTGCTGAACCCGGCGATCGCGGCGCTGATCGTGTCCGACATTCCGGCGCTGCTGGATGCGGAGGACCGCGAGTATTTCGTCCGCACGCGCGAGGCCCGCTTCGGCAAGCCGCTGGCGGAGGTG from Roseomonas gilardii includes the following:
- a CDS encoding SMP-30/gluconolactonase/LRE family protein → MSGETAPEAGAANETPWVASPRYPDARLRDLDRGFAKYRVMNAAVEKLCGGLRWGEGPVWFGDHRCLLFSDIPNNRILRWDEETGGVTTFRKPSNFANGNTRDREGRLVTCEHGARRVTRTEHDGRITVIADRFEGKRLNSPNDVVVRSDGTIWFTDPLFGIGGDYEGERAESEIPAAVYRADPARGTLRKVAEGVPGPNGLAFSPDEGLLYLVASRAEPRQILSYPVGADGASLGEARVLIEAEADGTPDGFRVDEDGNLWCGWGMGRDGLDGVRVFNAGGAPIGHIDLPERVANVAFGGWRRNRLFMAGCRSLYSVFVNTRGC
- a CDS encoding glutathione S-transferase family protein, translating into MAIRLHELCGSDPARVFSPYCWRARMALLHKGLPHESLPWRFTEKAAIADAGTDKVPVLRDGARVVHDSWAILEDLEDRYPGRASLFGGEGGRALARFVAQWADTVLNPAIAALIVSDIPALLDAEDREYFVRTREARFGKPLAEVTAGRDERLEGFRAALLPLRRTLSERPFLHGATPGAGDYIAFSGFQWARVVSPLPLLAPEDVLHAWRGRLLDAFGGVARAVPAADRG